A window of the Oryza brachyantha chromosome 5, ObraRS2, whole genome shotgun sequence genome harbors these coding sequences:
- the LOC121054563 gene encoding putative cyclin-dependent kinase F-2 yields the protein MAAASAASGSRKRAAADQEPTACRSSPAKRRRYALGSADDYEQLEVVGEGSFGVVIKARDRRTGSMVALKRLHSALGFDAVRVEAACQHACRGHPSIVEIKNVVADAKTGEIFLVMEFVGSSLRDQIMRSRPEDLVREMMRKLIGAAHKMHSSRVIHHDIKPENILVGFFGSRGR from the coding sequence ATGGCAGCGGCATCGGCAGCGTCGGGCTCTCGCAAGCGCGCGGCCGCGGATCAAGAGCCTACTGCGTGCAGATCCTCTCCCGCCAAGAGGCGGAGATACGCGCTCGGGAGTGCCGATGACTACGAGCAGCTCGAGGTCGTCGGCGAGGGCTCCTTCGGCGTCGTCATCAAGGCACGGGACCGCCGCACCGGAAGCATGGTCGCGCTCAAGAGGCTCCACAGCGCCCTCGGCTTCGACGCCGTCAGGGTCGAGGCCGCCTGCCAGCACGCCTGCCGCGGCCACCCCTCCATCGTGGAGATCAAgaacgtcgtcgccgacgccaagACGGGGGAGATCTTCCTCGTCATGGAGTTCGTCGGGAGCAGCCTTCGGGACCAGATTATGAGGTCGCGTCCGGAGGACCTGGTCCGCGAGATGATGCGGAAGCTCATCGGCGCGGCCCACAAGATGCACAGCTCGCGCGTCATCCACCACGACATCAAGCCGGAGAACATCCTCGTCGGCTTCTTCGGTAGTAGAGGGAGATAA
- the LOC102705256 gene encoding glycine-rich RNA-binding protein-like — MVAPWCDSDRKDRSGREYRCYVGNLPWSADDRTLMDAFADFGPVSSEIAWTHETGRSRGFGFVYFEDGDSLDDAIEVMAGQVIGGRTIAVLLAGRPGLRPSSGGSARRRLQDYYLVLY; from the exons ATGGTGGCGCCGTGGTGTGACTCCGACCGGAAGGACCGCTCCGGGCGGGAGTACCGCTGCTACGTCGGCAACCTGCCGTGGTCCGCCGACGACCGCACCCTCATGGACGCCTTCGCCGACTTCGGCCCCGTCAGCTCCGAG ATCGCCTGGACCCACGAGACGGGGAGGTCCCGCGGGTTCGGGTTCGTCTACTTCGAGGACGGGGACTCGCTGGACGACGCCATCGAGGTGATGGCCGGCCAGGTCATCGGCGGCCGCACCATCGCCGTGctgctggccggccggccggggctCAGGCCCTCCagcggcgggagcgcgcggAGAAGACTACAAGACTACTACCTAGTACTCTACTAG